The DNA sequence ACAATCTCCTGCCACCGCTTTTGGTGCTCCTCTTTTGCCGTCGTTGTGGTTGGCATGGCAGATGGCTGATTATTCGAAGCAGGATTGAAACGCGGGCAGTAGCAGGTGGGTTCTCGGCAGGCGCCCTGCCGACTGGGAGAAGGCAAGGAATAGAAAACCCGGCCTGTTCGGGCTGGGCCTCAACTCGGGCATGTGAGGCTGGCTATGCCATCCAAATCACTCCAAAGAAAGTAAGTTGCGACGTCCGCAGGAGGACCGAGGCCGCTCCCATCACCACTCGCGGAGACGCTATCTCACATGTTTCTCCCGCCAGGTAAGCTCTCGCAAGCCTGGCCGTCTCCATCTCCGTCCAAATTGTGTGGGTCGCCCGGCTGGTGCCGTTCAAAAAACCGCTGGGCTTCCGGCTGGGTGTCGAAGTCCGAGCAGTCGCGGTCCTCTACCGATGTCTCGCCCGGCCCTGACGTGCGGTCCCGCCACTCCCACGGTGGGACCGGATTGCCCTGTGACCACAGGCCACGCTTCGCGTTGCGGGCCTGGCGCTCCAGCCTCCTGTACTCGCTTTCGTTTGGCGCGTACTCGTCGTAGTGCCACGCCAGTCCGTCTCCGATGAGCATGGCCCCAAGGTCACCTCCCTGAATCTCTATGGAGGCTACAGCGCGGCCGTAACGGCCGATCTCTTCGACGTCAACCCGAACGTCCTTCCCGCCGACGTATCGCCGTGCGGCCCTTGTAGCAGCTGTCCCATAGGACTGCGAGGACTCCGGAGCGTCAACGCCATGGAGGCGGATGGTGACCTCCCCATCAGCGGAGCGGCGGACGTCGTAGGTGTCGCCGTCTTTGACCTCTGTGACGCGGGCCGTGAACGTCTGGCCCGACTGTACCTGAGCTTGGGCCGCAGAGAGCGGAACGGCTGCGCAGAGGATGATGGCGGCTAGAAGGAGTCGAAAGCGCTGCATGGCGACAGAAAAGGTCTGGGTCGCTACAGATGATTAGCTTTCCTCAATCCTCGCCCTCTCTGAAGCTTGAGGACTCCATTCGCTTGCGTCCAGCTCCCGAAGCCGCGTTGAGAAGGCCCGGTGGAAGGCGCCGAGGAGCTCTCTCATCCGGCTGTGTTGCTCGGGCCACTCGTCCCGATCCATCGGGTCGGCCTCCCACTCGTGCTGGACAACGCACACCTTCTTATCCGGCTTTGGGAGCCAGCTCAGCTCAACGCCGATCTCCCCTTCGATAGCATCCTTCTCTTGCCTCAGCAGGTGGAAAAGCGGCTCGGCTTCCTCCTGGTCTTTCAGCGCTAGCTGAACGGCCACGCGCTGGTCCCGAGTGTTGACCCGTGCCGTGAGTTGGCATCCCGAGCGGCCGACGGCATAATTTGTCCAGTGCTGTGGCCTGGGCGTGCGCGGTTGGACCTGGCTTCCCTGCTCCTCAAGGCGTTCGGAGAGGGCCGTCCAGTAGTCGAGTTGAAGCTTCTTTGTCTCTGTAAGCTCCCCGTCCCGGCCCGAAGCGCGCGAGACGGTTTTCGACCAGTCGTTGGGCTTCGACGCAAGGTTAAACTTCGGAGCCACCGGAGAGCTGCCGATCTGCCAGAGCTCGATCTCGATTCCGAAGAAGCTGATCTCCTCTTCGGTGACGCTATTGAGCCAGTCAAGCGCGGCGCGGTGAGGATTGCGGACCTGCCGGGCAATCCAGATGATCGTCACGGCGTCCAGGCCCGCGGCGTACGTCAAGAGCTGGCCCAGGTGACCATGGTCTGTCAGGTTGAGCTGATTTTCGATCAGCACCATCTGGTCGTCGACCGTGTCCCTGCATAGGATGTCCGCGCTGAACGGGCCGACGTTCTTTTCGGTGCCTTCGAGCTCAAGATCGAGGCCGATCGTGCTAGCAAGGCGGCTCAAGTTCTCTTCTTCCGCCAGCCACGGGGTGAAGTCTTGGGCCTCATCCGGCCATACCTCGCGTGGGTCGACCTTCGCGATGTTTCCCAACTCGGGCGTTTCCATGCTTCGTGTTTGGTCAGTTTACTGGATAGGCTTCCGTCGCCATGATAGGCTTCCGTCGCCATGAAGAGAATGAGGACACGGGACGTGCAGTATGTACGTGCCGCGTAGGCTCCGATGGCGACGGCTGGAAACGAGAGGCTATTCTTTTTCCACCTCGACCTCCTCTCGGACCCGGTCGAAGAGAAGGTCAAACAGCATCTCCCCGAAGGCCTCATCGTCGGTGATCTTCTTGTAGAGGCGGAAGTTCTTGTCGATCATCCCTTGGAGCTCAGTCTCCGCGACCTCGTCGAACGTGAGGCGGGCATCGTTGGCGCTGTTGACCTCGATGCTCTTTTTGATCGCGTCGCGGTCCCGGACGTTTTCCTTCAGGCGCTCGATGAAGACCCGGTCGTCTTCGTCGAAATCGTAGTTGTCGAACCGCTCGTTGAGCAGCTCGATGATTTTTGAGAGCGGCTCTGGCTCCGGCTCGCCCGGGCCGGAGGTTCCTGCCGTCTCCTTTTGAGGCGGCAGTGGCTCGGAGCCGCGCTCCAAGTCGATGCCCTCCTCGCTGGTTTTCTGGATTCGGATCGACTCCAGGTCGACGTACTGTGTCAGCTCGCTGGGCACGTCGCTGGGTTCAAGCAGGGCCAAGAGCTTCGACAAGAGAGGCCGGGCCAGCGTGTAGAGCTTCTCCAGCTCCACGTCCTCGAAGGAGACTACCTGCGCGAGAAACGAGTAGAGGCGAACAAACTTGCCCACCTGCCGGCGAAACTCCGTCTGCTCCTCCTCGGAGGCGTCTTTGTAGCGCTCGACGCACGTGTCAAGCCGGCTGTGAATCTCAGATTGGGTGCTGCCCGGGTCGTGCCAGATCTCTGCAAACGCGCCCAAGTCCGCGTCCTTGACGATCCCGTAGGAGCGGATCTGGTTTTCCAGGTCGTAGAGCAGGCTCGGGTCGGTGCCTTCACTTAGGGTCGTCTTCTCGTAGTAGGGCTCGAAGGCCTCCTCGATCTTCTCCCTGTCGTTTTCGAAGTCTAAAACCATCGTTTCCTCCTTCCCCGGATGGGTCCGGTTGAGGCGGGAGAGCGTCTGCACCGCGTTTACGCCGCCGAGCTTCTTATCCACGTACATCGTGTGGAGAAGCGGCTCGTCGAAGCCGGTCTGAAACTTGTTGGCGACGACGAGGAACCGGTATCCCTCCTGCCGAAATTTGCGGGCCGTTTGGCTGGTCGGGATGCCTCCGTTCATGGAGCGCTCGGTATGCTCAATGCCCCGGTCCTCAACGGTCCCGGAGAAAGCGACGAGCGCTTCATATGGGTAGTTCTGCTCATCTAGGTATCGGTCGAGGGCCTGCTTAAACCGCACGGCGTGGAGCCGAGAACGAGTGGCAATCATGGCCTTGGCCTTCCCGCCGATCCGGCCCGAGACGTTTTGCTCGAAGTGCTCGGCCATGATCTCCACCTTCTGCGCGATGGTGTGCTCGTGGGCGCTCACGTAGGACTCAAGCAGGCGGGTCGCCTTCGAGGCGTCGTACTCCGGGTCCTCCTCGATCTGCTTGTGGAGACGGAAGTAGTCGTCGTACGTGGTGTAGTTTTCGAGCACGTCGAGAATGAAACCCTCCTCGATCGCCTGCCGCATCGTGTACAGGTCAAACGGCTCGTGGGAACCGCCGGGCTGCTCCTCGCCGAAAAGCTCTAAGGTTTTTGGCTTCGGGGTGGCGGTAAACGCGAAGTTGCTCACGTTCGGCTGGCGGCCTCGCTTGCGCACCTCCTCTCGGATCCGGTCTTCGGTGTCAACGTCCACGTCGTCTTCCTCCTCGGCGTCTTTTAAGCTGGAGGCAGAAAGCGTGTCGTTCAGGTGCTTTCGGTACTCGCCGGTCTGGGAGCTGTGGGCCTCGTCGATGATGACCGCGAAGTTCTCCCCGCCCCGCTCCCGAATCGCATCAGCGACGTGAGGAAAGGTCTGGAGCGTGACGACAACGATCTGCTTTCCGCTTCTCAGGGCCTCCTCCAGCCCGGCGGCGCCCTCTTCGATGTCGGCCACCACGCCCCGCTCCTGCTCGAATTGGAGGATGATCTGCGCGATTTGCTTGTCCAGCACGCGCCGGTCGGTGACGACAATCACCGTATCGAAGACCGACCGGTCCGCCTCGTCGTGGAGGAAGGCAAGCTGGTGGGCAAGGACGGCGATAGAGATGCTTTTCCCGCTCCCCGCCGAATGCTGGACGAGGTAACGCTGGCCTGGGCCGTCCTCCCGCGCATCTTCCACCAGGCGTCGAACCGACCGCATCTGGTGGTAGCGCGGGAAGATCAGGGTCTCCTCACCGGTCGGATTTCCGTCCTCGTCGAGCTCCTCGATCTCGGCGATGAAGTGCTCCAACAGGTTGAGGACGCTGTCCGGCGCCCACACCTGCTCCCAGAGGTAAGCAGTGCGGTATCCCCTCGCCTTCGGCGGGTTGCCCTTGCCGCCATCGTAGCCCTTGTTAAAGGGAAGAAAGCTCGTGTCGTCTCCTTCTAGCCGGGTGGTCATGTAGGCCTCATCGCTCCCGACGGCAAAGTGGGCCAGGCACCGCTTAAACGCGAAGAGCGGCTCCGACGGGTCGCGGTCCGACCGGTACTGGTGGATCGCGTCGCGGTAGTTTTGGTCCTTGAGCGGCTCTTTGAGCTCGGCGGTAAAGAGAGGAAGGCCGTTGAGGAAAAGCGCAAGGTCGAGGGACTCCCTCGTGTCTTGGCTGTAGTAGAGCTGGCGGACGGCGCTGAAGACGTTGGCCCGGTACTTCTCTTGGAGGTCCGGGTTGCGGCTCGTGGTGGGCTTGAAGTAGACGAGTTTGAACCGGCACCCGTAGAGCTTCACCTCATCTCGGAGGACCGAAAGCGTGCCCTCTTCCTCAATTCGAGACGAGACGCGACCTAAGAGCTCTTCCCGGGCGTCTTCGCCAAACTGGTCCCGCAGGTCAGCCCACTCCCTGGGCTGGGTGGCGGCGATAAACTCGATCAGGTCATCTGGCAATAGGCATCGCCGGGCGTCATAGTCGCCGCTGGAGCGGCGCTCGTACCCGCCCGGGGCGAACGACTGCGCCTCGTGCTCGACCGATGCCTCGGCGGCCTGAGCCCCTGACTCGGCGGTGAGCGTCTCTTCGATGATGGACTCGAAGTTCTTTTCGGAGGTGCCAGTTGGCATGACAATGGTTCGCCTGCATGGAGGTGAACTGGTTCGAGTAGGCGACTTGCCTGTGGTCTATTCGGCCGGCGCCACGGCAACCTCTTCACGAACATCAATCTTGCCGGTCACTGCCGCCGAGATGAGTGCGGTGCGGTATTCCTTCAATCGGTCAATTCCTTCCTCCATGGTTGAGATTTGCTCATCCAGCCTTCCAGCCTCGCTATTAAGGTATTTCACCAACTGTTCCTGCTCATCCGTTGGTGGAAGGGCCACTATTAGATTCTCGATGGTGTTCGTATTCAAACCGCTGAGTACAGCACCTCTCTGCACCAAAGCGATTTTCGTTTGCATGTACCATGCCTCGTGGAGCAACCACTGCAGGAAGTGACGGTCAATCTTCTCCCATCTGAGCCGAAGCCTGATAGTGTCAGAGTCTATGATGCCACTTTGAATCCCCTTTGGGACGATCCGGCTATTTCCAATACTGCCTTTGCGAGTAAGAACTAAGTCCTCTGGTTGAAGCTCATATCGATCAGCCATTTCGTGGAATCGTTCTTCAGACAACCACCTATGACCTGCTTTAAATTCGCCAGATATTATATTTTCTTGTCCATAAACCTTATATCCGGTGTCCCGAGATTCGAGTCCTTTGAGCATAGATCCGTAGGGACCCATTTGGATACCGTCCTCCGGCGCAGTCGCCAAGTGCTTTAAACGAACAGTTTTCCATTGCGCCGGAATCTCTCCCAGCCACTCCACGCCGCTGTCCTGCATCTCCACGTCACTGTCGAGTCCCTTCGTGACGACGCGGCTGATGAGGGCCGTGCGCTTCTCCTCCAGCAGGTCGATGAGCTCTTCCTTCTTCTCGATGAGCGCGTCGATGCGCCCCGTCTCGCGGTCGAGGAACGTGGCGATGGCGTCCTGTTCGGGTGGGGATGGAACAGGCCACCGGAGGTTCTCGACAAAATCGTTGGAGACACGCTTTTGGCCACCAGCCCCATACATGGTAGACTCACCGATCTTCCTAAAGGGGTGTGACATCGTCACGTAGTACAAGAATCTTTCGTCCAGATCCGGCCCCGGACGCAAGACGTGGAGTTCTGTGGTGCCAAATCCGATCCCGTTCGTGAGATCGGAAGCAAGTGCACCCTTCCGGTTTTCAAAGCAGGGTGTGATCTTCGCCACCAGCACATCTCCATCGCGAAAATATGTGTATCCGTCTATCACCTCCTCAATCTCTTTCGTCTCACCGAGATCGAGTCCGCCATTTTCTTTGACGGACTCCATAGGGACGAAGGACACCTCTGTGGTGTCTGGGAGGTCACGGACCTCAGTTTTGGACGGTGAGGTCTCCAGTAGAAATCGGAAACGGGCTGTTTCCCAGTGAGCTGGTGCCTCATCAAGCCATTCTACTTCTGGATCTTCGTACTCGTCGTACTGCGGGCGAGCACTGGTCAGGTCCAGCGTATCTCCAGGTTCGGTCACGCTCATTGTCGGATCGTTGCTTAGAAGAGCTGAAAGCCGAGGTCACGGAGCTGAAGACGTGCAGATCCGGTCTCACCGCTGGTGCGTCTCAGTCGGTCACGCAGCGGGAAACGCCGATCATGCTGTCACCTCCTCCATCATGTCGACGATGTCGCGCTGCACCTCCTGGAGGTCCTCCTCGATTTCGCCCAGCGGGCGTGGCGGGTCGTACTCGTAGAAGTAGCGGTTGAAGTTAATCTCGTAGCCGACCCGGCCGACCTTCCCGTCCTGCTCGTCGGTGTAGTCCTCGTCGATGAACGCGTCTTCGACGTGGGGCTTCACCTCCCGCTCGAAGTACTCCTCGACGTCCTCCTTCAGCGGCACGCGCTCGTAATCTCGGAGGTCGGTGTCAGACATCAGCCGGTCTTTCGTGTCGCGGGCGGGCTCCGCGTCCGGGTCCTTCTCGGAAAGTGCCTCTATGATGTCGGTCCGCTTTTTCTTGCGGATGGAGATGCCTCGGGCGTCGAGCTCGCTTTTTAGATGCGAGCGGAAGTCCGCGTAGTCGTAGTGCGTTTGGTCTTCCATATCACGCAGCATCGTCACGACCTGCTCCTGCACCTCCTCGTCGAGGCGTCCGAAGTAGCGCTTGTCCCACACGTTTTCGATTCGCTCCTCCGAGGGGCGAAGGTTCACTCGAAGTGGCCGCTCGACGCGGATCCTGCGGTAGCCAAAGTCCTCGGTGTCGAAGATCTGTACCCGGCCCTCTTCCTCCCCATTTTCCTGGTAGTACTCGAACGAGTCGTAGAGCCGCACGATCTCCCCAATCTGCTCCTCAGAGAGGTAGCGGCGCTTATCGCCGAGGCTCTTCCGCATCTCCGTCCAGAGACCGGACGCGTCGATCAGCTGCACCTTGCCGCGGCGCTTGGGCGTTTTGATATTGGAGACGACCCAGACGTAGGTCGAAATGCCGGTGTTGTAGAAAAGCTGCTCGGGAAGCTGGATGATCGCCTCCACCCAGTCGTTCTCCATGAGCCAGCGGCGGATTTCACTCTCCCCGCTCCCGGCGCCGCCGGTGAAGAGAGGCGACCCGTTCATGATGATGCAGGCGCGTCCTCCACCGTCTGGCACCGGCTTCAGGTGCGAAACCATGTGCT is a window from the Salinibacter pepae genome containing:
- a CDS encoding type I restriction endonuclease subunit R, whose translation is MPTGTSEKNFESIIEETLTAESGAQAAEASVEHEAQSFAPGGYERRSSGDYDARRCLLPDDLIEFIAATQPREWADLRDQFGEDAREELLGRVSSRIEEEGTLSVLRDEVKLYGCRFKLVYFKPTTSRNPDLQEKYRANVFSAVRQLYYSQDTRESLDLALFLNGLPLFTAELKEPLKDQNYRDAIHQYRSDRDPSEPLFAFKRCLAHFAVGSDEAYMTTRLEGDDTSFLPFNKGYDGGKGNPPKARGYRTAYLWEQVWAPDSVLNLLEHFIAEIEELDEDGNPTGEETLIFPRYHQMRSVRRLVEDAREDGPGQRYLVQHSAGSGKSISIAVLAHQLAFLHDEADRSVFDTVIVVTDRRVLDKQIAQIILQFEQERGVVADIEEGAAGLEEALRSGKQIVVVTLQTFPHVADAIRERGGENFAVIIDEAHSSQTGEYRKHLNDTLSASSLKDAEEEDDVDVDTEDRIREEVRKRGRQPNVSNFAFTATPKPKTLELFGEEQPGGSHEPFDLYTMRQAIEEGFILDVLENYTTYDDYFRLHKQIEEDPEYDASKATRLLESYVSAHEHTIAQKVEIMAEHFEQNVSGRIGGKAKAMIATRSRLHAVRFKQALDRYLDEQNYPYEALVAFSGTVEDRGIEHTERSMNGGIPTSQTARKFRQEGYRFLVVANKFQTGFDEPLLHTMYVDKKLGGVNAVQTLSRLNRTHPGKEETMVLDFENDREKIEEAFEPYYEKTTLSEGTDPSLLYDLENQIRSYGIVKDADLGAFAEIWHDPGSTQSEIHSRLDTCVERYKDASEEEQTEFRRQVGKFVRLYSFLAQVVSFEDVELEKLYTLARPLLSKLLALLEPSDVPSELTQYVDLESIRIQKTSEEGIDLERGSEPLPPQKETAGTSGPGEPEPEPLSKIIELLNERFDNYDFDEDDRVFIERLKENVRDRDAIKKSIEVNSANDARLTFDEVAETELQGMIDKNFRLYKKITDDEAFGEMLFDLLFDRVREEVEVEKE
- a CDS encoding thermonuclease family protein, encoding MQRFRLLLAAIILCAAVPLSAAQAQVQSGQTFTARVTEVKDGDTYDVRRSADGEVTIRLHGVDAPESSQSYGTAATRAARRYVGGKDVRVDVEEIGRYGRAVASIEIQGGDLGAMLIGDGLAWHYDEYAPNESEYRRLERQARNAKRGLWSQGNPVPPWEWRDRTSGPGETSVEDRDCSDFDTQPEAQRFFERHQPGDPHNLDGDGDGQACESLPGGRNM
- a CDS encoding restriction endonuclease subunit S, whose translation is MTEPGDTLDLTSARPQYDEYEDPEVEWLDEAPAHWETARFRFLLETSPSKTEVRDLPDTTEVSFVPMESVKENGGLDLGETKEIEEVIDGYTYFRDGDVLVAKITPCFENRKGALASDLTNGIGFGTTELHVLRPGPDLDERFLYYVTMSHPFRKIGESTMYGAGGQKRVSNDFVENLRWPVPSPPEQDAIATFLDRETGRIDALIEKKEELIDLLEEKRTALISRVVTKGLDSDVEMQDSGVEWLGEIPAQWKTVRLKHLATAPEDGIQMGPYGSMLKGLESRDTGYKVYGQENIISGEFKAGHRWLSEERFHEMADRYELQPEDLVLTRKGSIGNSRIVPKGIQSGIIDSDTIRLRLRWEKIDRHFLQWLLHEAWYMQTKIALVQRGAVLSGLNTNTIENLIVALPPTDEQEQLVKYLNSEAGRLDEQISTMEEGIDRLKEYRTALISAAVTGKIDVREEVAVAPAE
- a CDS encoding type I restriction-modification system subunit M gives rise to the protein METHSDVVNFLWDTANLIRDDFKRGRYQDVILPFTVLRRIDSVLKPTKDEVLEAYQKYKGELDNMDSLLREKAGQAFYNTSRYTFERLLQEGPGPLQDNLNTYIAGFSPNMREVIEKFEFRNTIRRLDDAGLLYQVVERFTSVDLHPDDITNEQMGLIFEELIRKFNEALDENPGEHFTPREVVRLMTKLVLDSEKKPLGQPGKVFKICDPCCGTGGMLTAARDEIRGENEGAQVHLFGQEVNPQTWAICKSDLYMKTEEGRDADNVELGSTLSGDAHRDEQFDFQLANPPYGKDWKSDKKEVESEAERGAAGRFEPGTPRKSDGQLLFLQHMVSHLKPVPDGGGRACIIMNGSPLFTGGAGSGESEIRRWLMENDWVEAIIQLPEQLFYNTGISTYVWVVSNIKTPKRRGKVQLIDASGLWTEMRKSLGDKRRYLSEEQIGEIVRLYDSFEYYQENGEEEGRVQIFDTEDFGYRRIRVERPLRVNLRPSEERIENVWDKRYFGRLDEEVQEQVVTMLRDMEDQTHYDYADFRSHLKSELDARGISIRKKKRTDIIEALSEKDPDAEPARDTKDRLMSDTDLRDYERVPLKEDVEEYFEREVKPHVEDAFIDEDYTDEQDGKVGRVGYEINFNRYFYEYDPPRPLGEIEEDLQEVQRDIVDMMEEVTA
- a CDS encoding DUF4268 domain-containing protein, which translates into the protein METPELGNIAKVDPREVWPDEAQDFTPWLAEEENLSRLASTIGLDLELEGTEKNVGPFSADILCRDTVDDQMVLIENQLNLTDHGHLGQLLTYAAGLDAVTIIWIARQVRNPHRAALDWLNSVTEEEISFFGIEIELWQIGSSPVAPKFNLASKPNDWSKTVSRASGRDGELTETKKLQLDYWTALSERLEEQGSQVQPRTPRPQHWTNYAVGRSGCQLTARVNTRDQRVAVQLALKDQEEAEPLFHLLRQEKDAIEGEIGVELSWLPKPDKKVCVVQHEWEADPMDRDEWPEQHSRMRELLGAFHRAFSTRLRELDASEWSPQASERARIEES